One window of the Amycolatopsis mediterranei genome contains the following:
- a CDS encoding SRPBCC family protein, giving the protein MAEQSTQSIEVDAEPSRVMAVIADFPAYPEWAKAVRQTEVLDTDAEGRAKQVKLTLDAGPIKDVYTLEYDWDEDGLGVSWHLVKGQMQKAQNGRYALADLGGRTRVTYTLSVELALPMIGLLRRKAEKMVMDTALKELKKRAEG; this is encoded by the coding sequence ATGGCCGAGCAGTCCACACAGTCCATCGAGGTCGACGCCGAGCCCAGCCGGGTGATGGCCGTGATCGCCGACTTCCCCGCGTACCCGGAATGGGCCAAGGCCGTCCGGCAGACCGAGGTCCTCGACACCGACGCCGAGGGCCGGGCCAAGCAGGTCAAGCTGACCTTGGACGCGGGTCCGATCAAGGACGTCTACACCCTCGAATACGACTGGGACGAAGACGGCCTGGGCGTCAGCTGGCACCTGGTCAAGGGCCAGATGCAGAAGGCGCAGAACGGCCGCTACGCGCTGGCCGACCTCGGCGGCCGCACGCGGGTCACCTACACGCTGTCGGTCGAGCTGGCGCTGCCGATGATCGGCCTGCTGCGCCGCAAGGCCGAGAAGATGGTCATGGACACCGCGCTGAAGGAGCTCAAGAAGCGGGCCGAGGGCTAG
- a CDS encoding ArsA family ATPase → MRILLCTGKGGVGKTTLAAATGAALAALGRKTLVVSTDPAHSLGDAFGHPLGAEPSEVDTLLSGVQVDSRTLVDATWERLRGELRTVLAGAGLDTLDAEELTVLPGVDELLALTEVRRLAGDGPWETVVVDCGPTAETLRLLALPEAVSGYLTRVFGPRGRVTDSVRRLGTHLDGLRALLTDPSVTTVRLVLTPERVVVAEARRTLSSLALRGIAVDGVIANRLMPAPGLWRGGAASWLRTRRTQQDAVLAELAAAGIAPVARVEHRAVEPVGLPALLEIAAELYRGEDPLAGNGAPVTPLLRVRPAAAGYTLRVAIPLARDAEVDLARVDDDLAITVDGFRRLIALPEPLRPCRITGAESDADGLVVHLAGNRGRG, encoded by the coding sequence GTGCGGATCCTGCTGTGCACCGGCAAGGGGGGTGTCGGGAAGACCACGCTGGCCGCGGCCACCGGCGCCGCCCTCGCCGCCCTCGGCAGGAAGACCCTCGTCGTGTCCACGGACCCGGCGCACTCGCTCGGTGACGCCTTCGGGCATCCGCTCGGGGCCGAACCGTCCGAAGTGGACACCCTTCTTTCGGGCGTGCAGGTCGACTCGCGCACCCTGGTGGACGCGACCTGGGAGCGGCTGCGCGGCGAGCTGCGGACGGTGCTGGCCGGTGCGGGCCTGGACACCCTCGACGCCGAAGAGCTCACCGTGCTGCCCGGCGTCGACGAGCTGCTCGCCCTCACCGAGGTCCGCCGGCTGGCCGGGGACGGGCCGTGGGAGACCGTCGTCGTCGACTGCGGGCCGACGGCCGAAACGCTGCGGCTGCTCGCCCTGCCCGAGGCCGTCTCCGGCTACCTGACCCGCGTGTTCGGGCCGCGCGGCCGCGTGACGGATTCGGTGCGCCGCCTCGGCACCCACCTCGACGGCCTGCGCGCGCTGCTCACCGACCCGTCGGTGACGACGGTCCGGCTGGTCCTGACGCCGGAGCGGGTGGTCGTGGCCGAGGCGCGGCGCACGCTCAGCTCCCTGGCCCTGCGCGGCATCGCCGTCGACGGCGTGATCGCGAACCGGCTGATGCCCGCGCCCGGCCTCTGGCGCGGCGGCGCCGCCTCCTGGCTGCGCACGCGGCGGACGCAGCAGGACGCCGTGCTCGCCGAACTCGCCGCGGCCGGGATCGCGCCGGTCGCCCGGGTCGAGCACCGCGCCGTCGAGCCGGTCGGGCTGCCCGCGCTGCTGGAGATCGCCGCCGAGCTCTACCGCGGCGAAGACCCCCTCGCGGGCAACGGCGCTCCCGTCACCCCGCTGCTGCGGGTGCGGCCGGCCGCGGCCGGGTACACCCTGCGCGTCGCGATCCCGCTCGCGCGGGACGCCGAGGTCGACCTCGCCCGCGTCGACGACGACCTGGCGATCACCGTGGACGGCTTCCGCAGGCTCATCGCCTTGCCGGAGCCGCTGCGGCCGTGCCGGATCACCGGCGCGGAATCCGACGCCGACGGCCTGGTCGTGCACCTGGCCGGGAACCGGGGACGCGG